From one Luteipulveratus mongoliensis genomic stretch:
- a CDS encoding extracellular solute-binding protein translates to MITRRTSGVAALVAAVTIGMTGCGGSSGSGSDGGGSVTLWMYPVIKDPVKSKQFWAAEEKSFEKAHPKIDLKIEMQTFDKRDAQISAALAAGTGPDIVLITPDQAATYLNVRGVQPVDDAVADSKSKFLPAALDVATFDDHVYGVPLFANVNTTAYNTKVFKDAGLALPKTWADVRAAAPVLAKKGIAVMDYAGNPEQTLNLSFYPLLWQAGGDVMSKDGKSVAFNSPAGVSALQFLVDLKKAGGLNPDAATDGPKVEGAPIAAGKVGLRVQAALPDVKQMRAALGKDNVQLGPPLKGTTQATYGSPGLLALTSINKKDNRQAAYEVLKFLSSAPEQTKLIAASGTFPTRTDVKTSGSPDVAAMTAAQKYANPGEPSPAARQIMAALAPKIQAALRGDLSPKDALDQAAKEANGALERTVRG, encoded by the coding sequence ATGATCACACGACGTACTTCCGGAGTGGCCGCTCTCGTGGCCGCAGTCACCATCGGCATGACCGGCTGCGGCGGCAGCTCAGGATCCGGCTCGGACGGTGGCGGCAGCGTCACCCTGTGGATGTATCCGGTCATCAAGGACCCGGTCAAGAGCAAGCAGTTCTGGGCCGCGGAGGAGAAGAGCTTCGAGAAGGCCCACCCCAAGATCGACCTCAAGATCGAGATGCAGACGTTCGACAAGCGCGATGCACAGATCTCGGCGGCGCTCGCCGCGGGCACCGGGCCCGACATCGTCCTGATCACTCCGGACCAGGCGGCGACCTACCTCAACGTGCGCGGTGTGCAGCCTGTCGATGACGCGGTCGCCGACAGCAAGAGCAAGTTCCTGCCGGCCGCCCTCGACGTCGCCACGTTCGATGACCACGTCTACGGCGTACCGCTGTTCGCGAACGTCAACACCACCGCCTACAACACCAAGGTGTTCAAGGACGCCGGCCTCGCTCTGCCCAAGACGTGGGCCGACGTCCGCGCCGCCGCGCCGGTCCTGGCCAAGAAGGGCATCGCGGTCATGGACTACGCGGGCAACCCGGAGCAGACGCTCAACCTGTCCTTCTACCCGCTGCTGTGGCAGGCCGGCGGCGATGTGATGAGCAAGGACGGCAAGAGCGTCGCCTTCAACTCACCAGCAGGCGTCTCGGCGCTGCAGTTCCTGGTGGATCTCAAGAAGGCCGGCGGGCTGAACCCGGATGCGGCCACGGATGGACCGAAGGTCGAGGGAGCGCCGATCGCAGCGGGCAAGGTAGGTCTGCGCGTGCAGGCCGCCCTTCCCGACGTCAAGCAGATGCGTGCGGCGCTCGGCAAGGACAACGTCCAGCTCGGACCTCCACTCAAGGGCACCACGCAGGCGACGTACGGCAGCCCCGGGTTGCTCGCGCTGACGTCCATCAACAAGAAGGACAACCGTCAGGCGGCGTACGAAGTCCTGAAGTTCTTGTCGTCGGCGCCGGAGCAGACCAAGCTCATTGCCGCCTCAGGGACGTTCCCGACCCGCACCGATGTCAAGACCAGCGGCAGTCCTGACGTGGCCGCTATGACCGCGGCCCAGAAGTACGCCAACCCCGGCGAGCCCTCCCCCGCAGCACGCCAGATCATGGCCGCCCTCGCGCCGAAGATCCAAGCCGCGCTGCGGGGTGACCTCAGCCCGAAGGACGCCCTGGACCAGGCGGCGAAGGAAGCCAACGGTGCGCTCGAGCGCACCGTTCGCGGCTGA
- a CDS encoding sulfatase family protein, translating into MARNILLLHAHDLGRFVGCYGVSTVQTPDLDAFARDATTFDLAFASAPHCSPARASLFTGTSPQHNGVLGLTHAPFAWDLREPRTHIAHRLHDVGYRTELVGVHHESLVLDDEAVASRLGFDRVRTGGGRDLVVERAVEALEGAAQDERPFYLQVGFHEPHRTPSRHDEPGVMGFLGEGFGPDDSRGVTVPAYLIDEDGSRREIAELQGAVRHMDEGVGSILRRLGELGLSDDTVVVFTTDHGLPMPRAKCTLYDPGLEVALLVRVPGRPAWVGRRVPDMVSHLDVVPTLLDLVGQPVPTDVEGQTLTQVVESSRPTSRFTFGHLSHHTYFDPKRSVRSATHKLVANFANAPKVMDPTQSWVHRSRPVDLAGSTVGTSPAFELYDLVADPLELTNLASEPATAAIGNDLATELLAWMRRVDDPLLDVSARTTTGRHRLVLAGLESGCLTSTAGDGARPWNPDPTNDDSPDHESREMESA; encoded by the coding sequence ATGGCGCGCAACATCCTGCTCCTGCACGCTCATGACCTCGGCCGATTCGTCGGGTGCTACGGCGTGTCGACCGTGCAGACGCCCGATCTGGACGCGTTCGCCCGCGATGCCACGACCTTCGATCTGGCCTTCGCGTCCGCTCCGCACTGCAGCCCGGCCCGCGCGTCCCTGTTCACGGGCACCTCGCCGCAGCACAACGGCGTGCTCGGGCTCACGCACGCACCCTTCGCCTGGGACCTGCGCGAGCCGAGGACACACATCGCTCACCGGCTGCACGATGTGGGCTACCGGACCGAGCTCGTCGGCGTGCACCACGAGTCGCTGGTCCTGGACGACGAGGCGGTCGCGAGCCGTCTCGGCTTCGACCGGGTCCGCACCGGTGGTGGTCGTGACCTCGTGGTCGAACGCGCGGTCGAGGCGCTCGAAGGCGCTGCGCAGGACGAGCGCCCGTTCTATCTCCAAGTCGGCTTCCACGAGCCGCACCGCACGCCGTCGCGGCATGACGAGCCCGGGGTGATGGGCTTCCTCGGCGAAGGCTTCGGCCCGGACGACAGCCGCGGGGTGACCGTGCCGGCGTACCTCATCGACGAGGACGGCTCGCGGCGTGAGATCGCCGAGCTCCAGGGCGCCGTACGGCACATGGACGAAGGCGTCGGCTCGATCCTGCGCCGCCTCGGCGAGCTCGGGCTGTCCGACGACACCGTCGTCGTCTTCACGACCGACCACGGCCTGCCGATGCCTCGGGCGAAGTGCACGTTGTACGACCCCGGTCTCGAGGTCGCGCTCCTGGTCCGCGTGCCTGGCCGGCCGGCGTGGGTCGGGCGTCGGGTGCCCGACATGGTCAGCCATCTCGACGTCGTACCCACGTTGCTCGACCTCGTCGGCCAGCCCGTGCCCACCGACGTGGAGGGGCAGACGTTGACGCAGGTGGTCGAAAGCTCCCGTCCCACAAGCAGATTCACGTTCGGACACCTGAGCCACCACACCTACTTCGACCCGAAGCGTTCGGTCCGCTCCGCGACCCACAAGCTGGTGGCGAACTTCGCGAACGCGCCGAAGGTCATGGACCCGACCCAGTCATGGGTGCATCGCAGCAGACCGGTCGACCTGGCCGGCTCGACCGTCGGCACGAGCCCAGCCTTCGAGCTGTACGACCTCGTCGCCGATCCGCTGGAGCTGACCAACCTCGCCTCCGAGCCCGCCACGGCAGCGATCGGCAACGACCTCGCGACCGAGCTGCTCGCCTGGATGCGCCGGGTCGATGACCCCTTGCTAGATGTCAGCGCGCGCACGACCACCGGTCGGCACCGTCTCGTCCTCGCCGGCCTCGAGTCCGGATGCCTGACCTCGACAGCCGGCGACGGTGCCCGGCCCTGGAACCCGGACCCCACCAACGACGACTCCCCCGACCACGAATCACGAGAGATGGAATCGGCATGA
- a CDS encoding hydroxyacid dehydrogenase → MNQPSDNAGAAASGLPRLVLAVAASERDAFFPPPADELGRLAQVRTVEPQDVQTLAEFSDVMGDADIVVTAWGFPRLDAERLAAAPRLRLVMHAAASVKYLVSDALWEREIVLSQAGSAMGPAVAELSLTATLSLLRRTHRMDHALRAGIDWDTAREIPRAREMSGSRIGVIGASRTGRAYITACQALGAQVTVYDPYLPADDPLHGVAQDLSTLVATSDVVAVHAPETSETHHLIGAAEISAMPDGALVVNTARSALLDMNALFEAASAGRIDVALDVFDTEPLPVDDRWRLLPNVLLTGHRGGATADSRRRAGLIVVDEIQRHLDGRPLQHAVGRNDLSTRG, encoded by the coding sequence ATGAATCAGCCCAGCGACAACGCAGGTGCGGCGGCATCCGGCCTTCCGAGGCTCGTGCTCGCGGTCGCCGCGTCGGAACGGGACGCCTTCTTCCCGCCTCCGGCCGACGAGCTGGGCCGCCTGGCGCAGGTCCGGACCGTCGAGCCGCAGGACGTGCAGACGCTCGCCGAGTTCAGCGACGTGATGGGTGATGCGGACATCGTCGTCACCGCCTGGGGCTTCCCGCGGCTGGATGCGGAGCGCCTGGCGGCAGCACCGCGACTTCGGCTGGTCATGCACGCCGCGGCTTCGGTGAAATACCTCGTCAGCGACGCCCTGTGGGAGCGCGAAATCGTTCTGTCCCAGGCTGGTTCGGCCATGGGCCCAGCTGTCGCCGAGCTCTCCCTCACGGCGACGCTCAGTCTCCTGCGACGTACGCACCGCATGGACCATGCCTTGCGCGCCGGTATCGACTGGGACACGGCCCGCGAGATCCCGCGGGCCCGAGAGATGTCCGGCTCACGCATCGGCGTCATCGGCGCCTCGCGCACCGGACGTGCCTACATCACGGCCTGCCAGGCGCTGGGTGCACAGGTGACGGTGTACGACCCCTACCTGCCGGCGGACGACCCACTCCATGGGGTCGCGCAAGACCTGTCCACCCTGGTCGCCACCAGCGATGTCGTCGCCGTTCATGCGCCCGAGACGTCGGAGACACACCACCTGATCGGCGCGGCGGAGATCTCCGCGATGCCGGACGGCGCACTGGTCGTGAACACCGCCAGGTCCGCGCTCCTGGACATGAACGCGCTGTTCGAGGCGGCGTCCGCCGGGAGGATCGATGTGGCGCTCGACGTGTTCGACACCGAGCCGCTTCCCGTCGACGATCGCTGGCGCCTCCTGCCGAACGTGCTGCTGACCGGCCATCGGGGCGGAGCCACGGCGGACTCGCGACGACGCGCCGGACTCATCGTGGTTGACGAGATCCAGCGGCACCTCGACGGGCGGCCGCTGCAGCACGCCGTCGGCCGCAACGACCTCTCCACGAGGGGCTGA
- a CDS encoding ROK family transcriptional regulator: protein MSRGRAGSKALIREINEALVLDVVRGQGPVSRAEITARTGLSAATVTGITGSLIGGGYLVETDVVRGTGGRPARLVDLAQDGLVIAGVHVSATEVVAVLVGLRGDVVRTRRAQLRSTEPEVVARASARAVSALVESHPGSSLMGVGVAVSGVVDQAGGQVRHSGAMGWQDVPLGDLLAQEIGTPILLDNYANAVAMDLLLFDDTLARSDLLVLSIGVSLGASVVLGGKVHRGFSGSAGGFAHSQVSDAPAKRQCHCGADSCLETWSSLWGVRGELDRQGTAEGTPLDAPGTEAVVLDAARHLGVAIANSSKLIGPERVVVAYSPEIGVPPFVEQTQASFIEQYAHENSSRPELQPATVEPMSLARGAAYGLLAQLFATDSDRQPLRIGQPEMAR, encoded by the coding sequence ATGAGCAGGGGACGGGCAGGCAGCAAAGCGCTGATCCGTGAGATCAATGAGGCTCTCGTTCTCGACGTCGTCCGCGGGCAGGGGCCGGTGTCGCGCGCTGAGATCACCGCGCGCACAGGACTGTCAGCAGCCACCGTCACGGGCATCACTGGCTCCCTGATCGGGGGCGGCTACCTCGTCGAGACGGATGTGGTGCGGGGGACAGGTGGGCGGCCGGCTCGCCTGGTCGACCTGGCGCAGGACGGACTGGTGATCGCAGGCGTCCATGTGTCGGCGACCGAGGTGGTCGCCGTTCTCGTCGGCCTGCGCGGCGATGTGGTGAGGACACGCCGGGCGCAGCTGCGCTCCACCGAGCCCGAGGTCGTGGCGCGCGCGTCCGCCCGAGCGGTGAGTGCACTCGTGGAGAGCCATCCGGGTTCGTCCCTGATGGGCGTAGGAGTGGCTGTGTCCGGCGTGGTGGACCAGGCGGGCGGGCAGGTCCGTCACAGCGGAGCCATGGGGTGGCAGGACGTCCCGTTGGGGGACTTGCTCGCCCAGGAGATCGGCACACCGATCCTGCTGGACAACTACGCCAACGCCGTCGCGATGGACCTCTTGCTGTTCGACGACACGCTCGCCCGGAGCGACCTGCTGGTCCTCAGCATCGGCGTCAGTCTTGGTGCTTCCGTCGTGCTCGGCGGCAAGGTCCATCGAGGATTCAGCGGGTCTGCCGGTGGCTTCGCCCACTCCCAGGTCAGCGATGCCCCGGCCAAGCGACAGTGCCACTGCGGAGCCGACTCGTGCCTTGAGACCTGGTCCAGCCTCTGGGGTGTTCGCGGTGAGCTCGACCGGCAGGGGACCGCGGAGGGCACGCCGTTGGATGCTCCCGGGACCGAGGCCGTGGTTCTCGACGCCGCGCGTCACCTCGGAGTGGCTATTGCCAACAGCAGCAAGCTGATCGGCCCGGAACGGGTCGTCGTCGCCTACTCCCCGGAGATCGGTGTGCCTCCGTTCGTGGAGCAGACCCAGGCCTCGTTCATCGAGCAGTACGCCCACGAGAACAGCTCACGACCCGAGCTCCAGCCGGCAACGGTGGAGCCAATGAGCCTGGCGCGGGGCGCGGCGTACGGACTGCTTGCGCAGCTGTTCGCGACCGACTCTGATCGGCAGCCGTTGCGTATCGGACAGCCAGAGATGGCTCGCTGA
- a CDS encoding formylglycine-generating enzyme family protein, with product MAPEHQPRPCCAPARAATESPLPQPVPLVARARVSDRTGMVQLPGGTFRMGTDDSSGFAADGEGPIREVELDPFLIDRFAVSNDDFAAFVEASGYVTEAERYGWSYVFAGFLASELRRISPRLEATPWWAGVEGAQWRSPEGPGSTLQGRADHPVVHVSWDDAQAYAQWAGKRLPTEAQWEYAARGGHEQRRYSWGEELTPGGAHMANIWQGRFPVKNTLDDGFAGTAPVDAFPPNDYRLHNMAGNVWEWCADWWTTDHDTAVQQNPPGPSTGSAKVMRGGSYLCHESYCNRYRVAARTSNTIGSAGGNLGFRCVADVFGSQRAT from the coding sequence GTGGCCCCCGAGCACCAGCCCCGCCCGTGCTGCGCCCCGGCGCGAGCGGCCACCGAGTCTCCGCTGCCGCAACCCGTCCCCTTGGTTGCCAGGGCGCGGGTGTCGGACCGGACCGGCATGGTGCAGCTGCCTGGCGGGACGTTTCGGATGGGCACGGACGACTCGTCCGGCTTCGCCGCTGACGGAGAGGGGCCGATCCGAGAGGTCGAGCTCGATCCTTTCCTGATCGACCGGTTCGCGGTCAGCAACGACGACTTCGCGGCGTTCGTCGAGGCGTCGGGCTATGTCACCGAAGCCGAGCGCTACGGATGGTCGTACGTGTTCGCCGGCTTCCTCGCGTCCGAGCTGCGCAGGATCTCACCGCGGTTGGAGGCCACCCCGTGGTGGGCTGGCGTCGAAGGCGCGCAGTGGCGCAGCCCCGAAGGCCCCGGCAGCACGTTGCAGGGCCGGGCCGACCACCCCGTGGTGCACGTGTCCTGGGACGACGCGCAGGCGTACGCGCAGTGGGCCGGGAAGCGACTGCCGACGGAAGCGCAGTGGGAGTACGCCGCCCGCGGGGGTCACGAGCAACGCCGCTACTCGTGGGGCGAAGAGCTCACGCCGGGCGGGGCGCACATGGCCAACATCTGGCAGGGCCGGTTCCCCGTCAAGAACACCCTCGATGACGGATTCGCTGGGACTGCGCCGGTCGATGCCTTTCCACCGAACGACTACAGGCTGCACAACATGGCCGGCAACGTGTGGGAGTGGTGCGCGGACTGGTGGACCACCGACCACGACACCGCTGTCCAGCAGAACCCACCCGGACCTTCGACCGGTTCGGCCAAGGTGATGAGGGGCGGCTCGTACCTGTGCCACGAGTCGTACTGCAACCGGTACCGAGTCGCCGCGCGCACCAGCAACACGATCGGGAGCGCCGGCGGAAACCTCGGATTCCGTTGTGTCGCAGACGTTTTCGGCTCTCAGCGCGCGACGTAG
- a CDS encoding spermidine synthase, with protein MSARFEELAWSETPRGTISLRRRLEPTLKVDVYEVKLDEEFLMSSLFTVAEIELARLGLAQTPGTDLDIVVGGLGLGYTARAALEDDRVRSMIVVDAMPQVIEWHERALLPGAAELVQDPRTRLVLDDFFAMASSETGFDPDSPGRRFDAVLLDIDHTPRHVLHPSHAAFYSADGLRLLKGQLNPGGVFALWSDDPPDDDFSALLGQVFDQSEAQVVSFANFLTGGESTNTVYVAR; from the coding sequence GTGAGCGCACGGTTCGAGGAGCTCGCCTGGAGTGAGACCCCGCGCGGCACGATCAGTCTGCGTCGCCGGCTGGAGCCGACGCTCAAGGTCGATGTCTACGAGGTCAAGCTCGACGAGGAGTTCCTCATGTCGAGCCTGTTCACCGTTGCCGAGATCGAGCTCGCCCGGCTCGGTCTGGCGCAGACGCCAGGCACCGACCTGGACATCGTGGTCGGCGGGCTCGGCCTCGGCTACACCGCGCGAGCGGCGCTCGAGGACGACAGGGTGCGCTCGATGATCGTGGTCGACGCCATGCCCCAGGTGATCGAATGGCACGAGCGCGCCCTGCTGCCGGGTGCGGCCGAGCTCGTACAGGACCCGCGAACCCGCCTCGTCCTCGACGACTTCTTTGCGATGGCTTCATCGGAGACGGGCTTCGACCCTGACTCACCCGGTCGCCGTTTCGACGCGGTGCTGCTCGACATCGACCACACGCCCCGACACGTGCTGCACCCGAGCCATGCGGCGTTCTACAGCGCCGACGGTCTACGCCTGCTCAAGGGCCAGCTGAACCCCGGCGGCGTGTTTGCGCTCTGGTCCGATGACCCGCCGGACGATGACTTCAGCGCGTTGCTGGGCCAGGTCTTCGACCAGTCCGAGGCGCAGGTCGTCAGCTTCGCCAACTTCCTCACAGGTGGAGAGTCGACCAACACGGTCTACGTCGCGCGCTGA
- a CDS encoding nucleoside/nucleotide kinase family protein, which yields MLELGVEAAMERVAQLLDGRERALLGIVGPPAAGKSTLADQVVAHHRDRGIEAVLVPMDGFHLAQSVLDATGLAPVKGAPETFDAQGYVELLRRVRRPGASTVWAPVFDRAIENAIAGAIAVESSARLVVTEGNYLLDQEEPWTRVSGLVDEVWYVEVPEDVRRSRLIARHETFGRTHEEAVARALGSDERNAQRVRRVRKAADVVVRLS from the coding sequence GTGCTCGAGCTGGGCGTCGAAGCGGCGATGGAGCGGGTGGCGCAGCTGCTCGACGGGCGCGAGCGCGCGCTGCTCGGCATCGTAGGTCCGCCCGCCGCCGGCAAGTCCACTCTCGCCGACCAGGTCGTCGCCCATCATCGTGACCGCGGGATCGAAGCGGTGCTCGTGCCCATGGACGGTTTCCATCTGGCTCAGTCGGTGCTCGACGCCACTGGACTGGCACCCGTCAAGGGCGCTCCCGAGACGTTCGACGCGCAGGGTTATGTCGAGCTGTTGCGGCGCGTACGCCGGCCAGGTGCCTCGACCGTCTGGGCGCCGGTCTTCGACCGGGCCATCGAGAACGCCATCGCCGGAGCCATCGCGGTCGAGTCGTCCGCCCGTCTGGTCGTGACCGAGGGCAACTACCTGCTGGATCAGGAGGAGCCGTGGACGCGGGTCAGCGGACTGGTCGACGAGGTCTGGTACGTCGAGGTGCCCGAGGACGTACGCCGGTCTCGGCTCATCGCGCGGCACGAGACGTTCGGCCGGACCCACGAGGAGGCAGTGGCTCGTGCGCTCGGCAGCGACGAGCGCAATGCCCAGCGGGTGCGTCGCGTACGGAAGGCGGCTGACGTCGTCGTACGCCTGTCGTAG
- a CDS encoding DUF1697 domain-containing protein: MSRSTTVQPLVAFLRAINVGGHTVTMARLRELVGELGYADVATFIASGNLIVTTDRTPRQVEKDVASGLEKALGYAVETYVRTPVELSAIGEAEPFGTVEDGHKVQVGFLTAALKADAARAVEDLSNDYDTLRVDGREIYWHTRGGVSGSLIKPAVFARTLTVPTTMRNVNTIRRLVAKYPPG; this comes from the coding sequence ATGAGTCGTTCCACCACAGTCCAGCCGCTCGTGGCCTTCCTGCGAGCCATCAACGTCGGCGGCCACACCGTCACGATGGCGCGTCTGCGCGAGCTGGTCGGCGAGCTGGGCTATGCGGATGTTGCCACGTTCATCGCGAGCGGCAACCTCATCGTCACCACCGACCGGACCCCACGCCAGGTCGAGAAGGACGTGGCGAGCGGTCTCGAGAAGGCTCTTGGCTACGCCGTCGAGACCTACGTGCGTACGCCGGTCGAGCTGTCCGCGATCGGCGAGGCCGAGCCGTTCGGCACGGTGGAGGACGGCCACAAGGTGCAGGTCGGCTTCCTCACCGCCGCGCTGAAGGCCGACGCAGCGCGCGCTGTGGAGGATCTGTCGAACGACTACGACACCCTGCGGGTCGACGGCCGCGAGATCTACTGGCACACCCGGGGCGGCGTCAGTGGATCGCTCATCAAACCGGCGGTCTTCGCCCGGACTCTGACCGTGCCGACGACGATGCGCAACGTGAACACGATCCGTCGACTGGTGGCGAAGTACCCGCCGGGCTGA